In Candidatus Eisenbacteria bacterium, a single genomic region encodes these proteins:
- a CDS encoding GNAT family N-acetyltransferase has product MIRLERMEMPSAADWDAAIAGYELRHFYHASPWLEFIRRTQPVKPWFYRILDGARLIGYLPGFRLRKWGVPIYGSPFPGWTTPYMGPVAAADVDRAALLRAIAARLAADRFWHAELRHDEVGREEAAAAGFQTLPGRTYIAEIAADPEAILASYNKSARKAVHRAERDGLVAEFTTDPAFIETYYEQLREVFTKSRMSPTYPRERIEVLWRLLMPTGRMLATRVIQDGKCVATRIDFCGEKCLHSFGSASSLKDLRSFPNELARFHVMREAAARGLRKYDMSGGGDYKAKFNAQLVDLPRLVRSSRPLMAARGAFRKLAKLRLARGWGIARSAERRGVRTARPERGS; this is encoded by the coding sequence ATGATCCGGCTCGAGCGGATGGAGATGCCCAGCGCCGCGGATTGGGACGCGGCCATCGCGGGATACGAGCTGAGGCACTTCTACCACGCCAGTCCCTGGCTCGAGTTCATCCGCAGGACGCAGCCGGTCAAGCCGTGGTTCTACAGGATCCTCGACGGCGCGCGCCTCATCGGCTACTTGCCCGGGTTCCGCCTGCGCAAGTGGGGCGTGCCGATCTACGGTTCTCCCTTTCCCGGCTGGACCACTCCGTACATGGGCCCTGTCGCGGCCGCGGATGTCGATCGCGCCGCGCTATTGCGGGCGATCGCCGCCCGCCTCGCGGCCGATCGCTTCTGGCACGCGGAGCTTCGGCACGACGAAGTGGGGCGCGAGGAGGCCGCCGCCGCGGGATTCCAGACGCTTCCCGGGCGGACCTACATCGCCGAGATCGCGGCCGATCCGGAGGCGATCCTTGCGAGCTACAACAAGTCGGCGCGCAAGGCCGTGCACCGCGCAGAGCGCGACGGGCTGGTAGCCGAGTTCACGACCGATCCCGCCTTCATCGAGACCTACTACGAGCAACTGCGCGAGGTCTTCACGAAGAGCCGCATGAGTCCGACCTATCCCAGGGAGCGGATCGAAGTCCTCTGGCGGCTTCTGATGCCTACCGGGCGGATGCTGGCGACGCGCGTGATCCAGGATGGCAAGTGCGTGGCGACGCGGATCGACTTCTGCGGGGAGAAGTGCCTTCACTCCTTCGGGTCGGCTTCGTCCTTGAAGGACCTCAGGAGTTTCCCGAACGAGCTTGCCAGGTTCCACGTGATGCGTGAGGCAGCCGCGCGCGGCCTGCGCAAGTACGACATGTCGGGCGGCGGCGACTACAAGGCCAAGTTCAACGCGCAGCTTGTCGATCTTCCGCGCCTCGTGAGGAGCAGCCGGCCGCTGATGGCGGCGCGTGGGGCGTTCAGGAAACTCGCCAAGCTGAGGCTCGCGAGAGGGTGGGGAATCGCGCGGAGCGCGGAGCGCCGTGGCGTGAGGACGGCGCGGCCCGAGCGAGGGTCTTGA